A stretch of Lathyrus oleraceus cultivar Zhongwan6 chromosome 6, CAAS_Psat_ZW6_1.0, whole genome shotgun sequence DNA encodes these proteins:
- the LOC127096083 gene encoding secreted RxLR effector protein 161-like, with amino-acid sequence MDWPLHQLDVKNAFLNGDLEEKCSESVYAFSFEEHLEAVYRILRYLKGNPGKGLLFKKTGERNVSIFIDADWAGSVTDKISTSGYCTYVWGNLVAWRSKKQGVVARSSVKAEFRDMSQGIYEGLWILIVLEEPKMKIELPLKLYSNNKAAINIAHNPVQHDRTKHIEID; translated from the exons ATGGATTGGCCTTTGCATCAGTTAGATGTTAAGAATGCATTTCTTAATGGCGATCTAGAAGAAAAA TGTAGTGAGTCAGTTTATGCATTCTCTTTCGAGGAACATCTTGAGGCAGTCTATAGGATACTGAGATATTTGAAGGGAAATCCTGGAAAAGGATTACTTTTTAAGAAGACTGGTGAAAGAAATGTGTCTATCTTCATCGATGCCGATTGGGCAGGTTCAGTCACAGATAAAATATCAACCTCTGGATATTGTACATATGTTTGGGGTAATCTTGTGGCATGGaggagcaagaaacaaggagttGTAGCAAGGAGTAGTGTAAAGGCCGAGTTTAGAGATATGTCTCAAGGTATTTATGAAGGATTATGGATCCTTATAGTTCTAGAAGAACCTAAGATGAAAATCGAGCTTCCATTGAAATTGTACTCTAACAATAAAGCTGCTATTAACATAGCTCATAATCCAGTTCAACATGATAGAACCAAACATATCGAGATTGATTGA